From the Desulfovibrio sp. JY genome, one window contains:
- a CDS encoding ABC transporter ATP-binding protein — protein sequence MTLLSVEHIDVAYGDVQVINDLSLTVEEGEVVSIIGGNGAGKSTLLKTISGLLSPTSGIIRFKGEPIQNLPPERIVERGIVQVPEGRRLFSLMTVAENLAIGAYTPRAYKEREKTLRQVHALLPRLLERQEQMAMTLSGGEQQMVAIGRGLMALPGLLMLDEPSLGLAPILVKSIFETLRKIADTGTTVLLVEQDVNHSLKLSDRGYVLEHGRVALAGEAAQLLENPHIKTAYLGI from the coding sequence ATGACGCTGCTTAGCGTGGAACATATCGACGTGGCCTACGGCGACGTCCAGGTCATAAACGACCTGTCCCTGACCGTGGAGGAGGGCGAGGTCGTCAGCATCATCGGCGGCAACGGCGCGGGCAAGTCCACCTTGCTCAAGACCATCTCCGGCCTGCTTTCCCCAACTTCGGGCATTATTCGCTTCAAGGGCGAGCCCATCCAGAACCTGCCCCCCGAACGCATCGTCGAGCGCGGCATCGTCCAGGTGCCCGAGGGGCGGCGGCTTTTTTCGCTCATGACCGTGGCCGAAAACCTGGCCATCGGCGCCTATACGCCACGGGCCTACAAGGAGCGCGAGAAAACCTTGCGCCAGGTGCATGCGCTTCTGCCGCGCCTGCTCGAGCGCCAGGAACAGATGGCCATGACCCTTTCCGGCGGCGAACAACAGATGGTGGCCATCGGCCGGGGGCTGATGGCCCTGCCGGGGTTGCTCATGCTCGACGAGCCGTCGCTCGGCCTGGCCCCGATCCTGGTCAAGTCCATCTTCGAAACGCTGCGCAAGATCGCCGACACCGGCACCACCGTGCTTCTGGTCGAACAGGACGTGAATCATTCGCTGAAGCTGTCCGACCGGGGCTACGTGCTGGAGCACGGCCGGGTGGCCCTTGCCGGCGAGGCCGCGCAGCTGCTCGAAAACCCGCACATCAAGACGGCCTATCTGGGCATTTGA
- a CDS encoding ABC transporter ATP-binding protein codes for MSNILEITALTKNFGGLTAVSALDLHIAKGEIMALIGPNGAGKSTVFNLVAGVYAPTEGTIRFKGEVINGRKPWDLCKMGLARTFQIVKPFGSKTVLYNVMVGAFLHNETTHKAREKAEEVMAILGLDHLRDRLAGNLTIADRKRLEIGKALATDPELLLLDEVMAGLRPTEVDDMIAVIRGLRDRGVTVFVIEHIMRAVMALSDRVAVVQFGQKIAEGTPEEVTRDENVIKAYLGGDYDAA; via the coding sequence ATGAGCAACATCCTGGAAATAACGGCCCTGACCAAGAACTTCGGCGGCCTGACGGCGGTCAGCGCCCTGGACCTGCATATCGCCAAAGGCGAGATCATGGCCCTTATCGGCCCAAACGGGGCGGGCAAGTCCACGGTATTTAACCTCGTGGCCGGCGTCTACGCGCCGACCGAGGGGACCATCCGCTTCAAGGGGGAGGTCATAAACGGCCGCAAGCCCTGGGACTTGTGCAAGATGGGGCTGGCCCGCACCTTCCAGATCGTCAAGCCCTTCGGCTCCAAGACGGTCCTCTATAATGTCATGGTCGGCGCCTTCCTGCATAACGAAACGACCCACAAGGCCCGCGAGAAGGCCGAGGAGGTCATGGCCATCCTGGGGCTCGACCACCTGCGCGACCGTCTGGCCGGCAACCTTACCATCGCCGACCGCAAGCGCCTGGAGATCGGCAAGGCCCTGGCCACCGACCCCGAGCTGCTGCTGCTCGACGAGGTCATGGCCGGCCTGCGCCCGACCGAGGTCGACGACATGATCGCCGTCATTAGGGGGCTGCGCGACCGGGGCGTGACGGTCTTCGTCATCGAGCACATCATGCGCGCCGTCATGGCCCTGTCCGACCGGGTGGCCGTGGTCCAGTTCGGCCAGAAGATCGCCGAGGGCACCCCCGAAGAGGTGACCAGGGACGAGAACGTCATCAAGGCCTACCTGGGAGGCGACTATGACGCTGCTTAG
- a CDS encoding CBS and ACT domain-containing protein — MLVGDWMSRNVVTATGDVSMIKAGRMMRERKIRRLPVVDKDGKLIGIVAERDLKAASPSDATSLDMYELTYLLSEMKVKNIMTKSPRFLRPTDTVERAALIMRDLKIGSLPVIDADSKVVGIITDTDIFRLLVSITGIDQGGIQIGLRLGTAEGSLKPVLDALRGHEARIISILSSYDRADPSRRDVSIRIQGLPETRERELHTLLEKNCQVLSWTRD; from the coding sequence ATGCTCGTCGGGGATTGGATGTCGCGAAACGTCGTTACGGCGACCGGGGACGTGTCCATGATCAAGGCCGGGCGAATGATGCGCGAACGCAAAATCCGCCGCCTGCCCGTCGTGGACAAGGACGGCAAGCTCATCGGCATCGTGGCCGAGCGCGACCTCAAGGCGGCCTCGCCTTCGGACGCCACCTCCCTGGACATGTACGAACTGACCTATCTGCTCTCGGAGATGAAGGTCAAAAACATCATGACCAAATCGCCGCGCTTCCTCCGGCCCACGGACACGGTGGAGCGGGCGGCGCTGATCATGCGCGACCTCAAGATAGGCAGCCTCCCTGTCATCGACGCCGACAGCAAGGTGGTGGGCATCATCACGGACACCGACATCTTCCGGCTGCTCGTGTCCATCACCGGCATCGACCAGGGCGGGATTCAGATCGGGCTGCGCCTGGGCACGGCCGAGGGGAGCCTCAAGCCCGTGCTCGACGCCCTGCGCGGCCACGAGGCCCGCATCATCAGCATCCTGTCCTCCTACGACCGGGCCGACCCCTCGCGCCGCGACGTCTCCATCCGCATCCAGGGCCTGCCGGAAACCCGCGAACGCGAACTGCACACGCTTCTGGAAAAAAACTGTCAGGTGCTTTCCTGGACGAGGGACTAG
- a CDS encoding M48 family metalloprotease yields MSVQRFRFVPGGSRRLAAALAAVFFFVTAVLVPAAQASFFSFDLKDERELGEKFNALIRARMPLIEDTEVNDYIQGIINRLVRVKPPMAFPITLGVINNNAVNAFAGPAGYVFVYTGLLLQMDHESEVAGVLAHELGHVSQQHIAKRMGEMQALSIGQLVGVLAGVILGQTTGNRDLGSAVAIGSQAASAHAYLKYSRDDEREADQVGMNTLVAAGYRPQGLVDAFETMRRLRFMQGGGIIPTYLSTHPGLEERMGYLRDRLKLLPKNVLDRKDDDVAFKRAQMLVRARYTDPKNAVAYFRKLGDKATCLDKLGLAIALSRSLADMSQAKPAFETALACGGNDALVLRESGRYFLKIRDFARAKSLLQAALRQNPRDIDANYEYGRMLAQEGNYKEAVRYLDQVRMRVPENPEIRALYGQILGQAGDIFHAYLNLTYAAIYENNPRQAKFQMDKAKAAAKSDDDRRELARLEQTMKKRSAYWKKSLLGN; encoded by the coding sequence ATGTCCGTCCAACGCTTCCGCTTCGTGCCGGGCGGGTCCCGGCGTCTGGCCGCAGCCCTGGCCGCCGTCTTTTTCTTTGTGACCGCGGTCCTTGTCCCTGCGGCCCAGGCCAGCTTTTTCTCCTTTGACCTCAAGGACGAGCGCGAACTCGGTGAGAAGTTCAATGCGCTGATCCGCGCCCGGATGCCGCTGATCGAAGACACCGAGGTCAACGACTACATCCAGGGCATCATCAACCGGCTGGTGCGGGTCAAGCCGCCCATGGCCTTTCCCATCACCCTCGGCGTCATCAACAACAACGCCGTCAACGCCTTTGCCGGCCCGGCCGGCTACGTCTTCGTCTACACCGGCCTGCTGCTCCAGATGGATCACGAATCCGAGGTGGCCGGCGTCCTGGCCCACGAACTGGGCCACGTCAGCCAGCAGCACATCGCCAAGCGCATGGGCGAAATGCAGGCCCTGTCCATCGGCCAACTCGTCGGCGTCCTGGCCGGCGTGATCCTCGGCCAGACCACCGGCAACCGCGACCTCGGCAGCGCCGTGGCCATAGGCAGCCAGGCGGCCTCGGCCCATGCCTACCTGAAATATTCCCGCGACGACGAGCGCGAGGCCGACCAGGTCGGCATGAACACCCTCGTCGCCGCCGGCTACCGGCCCCAGGGGCTCGTCGACGCCTTCGAAACCATGCGCCGGCTGCGCTTCATGCAGGGCGGCGGCATCATTCCCACCTACTTAAGCACCCACCCCGGCCTCGAGGAACGCATGGGCTACCTGAGGGACCGGCTGAAGCTGCTGCCCAAAAACGTGCTCGACCGCAAGGACGACGACGTGGCCTTCAAGCGGGCCCAGATGCTGGTGCGCGCCCGCTACACCGATCCCAAGAACGCGGTGGCCTATTTCCGCAAGCTCGGGGACAAGGCCACCTGCCTGGACAAGCTCGGGCTGGCCATCGCCCTGTCCCGGTCCCTGGCCGACATGAGCCAGGCCAAACCGGCCTTCGAGACGGCGCTGGCCTGCGGCGGCAACGATGCGCTGGTGCTGCGCGAGTCGGGCCGGTATTTCCTGAAGATTCGCGATTTCGCCCGGGCCAAAAGCCTGCTCCAGGCGGCCCTGCGGCAAAATCCCCGGGATATCGACGCCAACTACGAATACGGCCGCATGCTGGCCCAGGAAGGCAACTACAAGGAGGCCGTGCGCTACCTGGACCAGGTGCGCATGCGCGTGCCGGAGAACCCGGAAATCCGCGCCCTCTACGGACAAATTCTCGGCCAGGCCGGCGACATCTTCCACGCCTACCTCAACCTCACCTACGCCGCCATCTACGAGAACAACCCCCGCCAGGCCAAATTCCAGATGGACAAGGCCAAGGCCGCGGCCAAAAGCGACGACGACCGCCGCGAACTGGCCCGGCTCGAACAGACCATGAAAAAACGTTCGGCCTACTGGAAGAAATCGCTTTTGGGAAATTAG